From a single Helicovermis profundi genomic region:
- the upp gene encoding uracil phosphoribosyltransferase, producing the protein MSKVFELNHPLIQHKLTLIRDKETGAKDFRDLVKEVSMLMAYEVTRDLPLEDVEVETPVCNATLKRISGRKLGIVPILRAGLGMVDGFLSLLPAAKVGHIGLYRDPKTLKPVEYYCKLPSDVEERDLLLVDPMLATGGSAIAAIGFLKDRGAVNIKLVSLISCPEGLKAVQDAHPDVDIYVGSIDEKLNEHAYIVPGLGDAGDRLFGTK; encoded by the coding sequence ATGAGTAAAGTTTTTGAACTTAATCATCCATTAATTCAGCACAAATTAACATTAATTAGAGACAAAGAAACAGGTGCAAAAGATTTTAGAGATTTAGTAAAAGAAGTTTCAATGCTTATGGCATATGAAGTAACTAGAGATTTACCACTTGAAGACGTTGAAGTTGAAACACCAGTTTGTAATGCGACTTTAAAAAGAATTTCAGGAAGAAAACTTGGAATAGTTCCAATTTTAAGAGCAGGACTTGGAATGGTTGATGGATTTTTAAGCTTGTTACCAGCAGCAAAAGTTGGACATATTGGATTATATAGAGACCCAAAAACACTTAAACCAGTTGAATATTATTGCAAATTACCATCAGATGTAGAAGAAAGAGATTTGTTGTTAGTTGATCCAATGCTTGCAACAGGTGGATCTGCAATTGCAGCAATAGGATTTCTAAAAGATAGAGGCGCTGTTAATATTAAATTAGTTTCATTAATATCATGCCCAGAAGGACTAAAAGCAGTACAAGATGCACATCCAGACGTAGATATCTATGTAGGATCAATAGATGAGAAATTAAATGAACATGCATATATAGTACCAGGACTAGGAGATGCAGGCGATCGACTTTTTGGTACAAAATAA
- the atpB gene encoding F0F1 ATP synthase subunit A: MGTEGFGPRVVFELGNGIAITETVTVTWFIMFVLVAFSILATRNLQKVPKGMQIITEGIVDGINGLTKQTMGEDKVGFAPYVGTLLLFIMLANIAGLFGIRPPTADANTTIGLAMMTFFMIHGFGVISKGVLGYFKGFLEPMWFLLPLNIIGELATPISLGFRLFGNIVGGMIIMGLLYGALGGLTTFLFGINVPFMQVGIPAFLHIYFDLFAGLLQSFIFTMLTMVFVSIAMD, encoded by the coding sequence TTGGGAACTGAAGGTTTTGGACCACGAGTCGTTTTCGAACTTGGTAATGGGATAGCCATAACAGAAACAGTTACTGTAACATGGTTTATTATGTTTGTTTTGGTTGCATTTTCTATTCTTGCAACAAGGAATCTTCAAAAAGTACCAAAAGGAATGCAAATCATCACCGAAGGCATAGTTGATGGTATTAATGGTTTAACCAAACAAACTATGGGCGAAGATAAAGTTGGATTTGCACCATATGTAGGAACGTTATTATTGTTTATAATGCTTGCAAATATTGCAGGTTTATTTGGAATAAGACCACCTACTGCTGATGCGAATACAACTATTGGACTTGCAATGATGACATTTTTTATGATTCATGGTTTTGGTGTTATTTCAAAAGGTGTACTTGGGTATTTCAAGGGATTTTTAGAGCCTATGTGGTTTTTATTGCCACTAAATATTATAGGGGAGCTTGCAACTCCAATATCTTTAGGCTTTCGTTTATTTGGAAACATCGTAGGTGGTATGATTATTATGGGGCTACTATACGGTGCACTAGGTGGACTTACAACATTTTTATTTGGCATAAACGTTCCGTTTATGCAAGTTGGTATTCCTGCTTTTCTACATATTTATTTTGATTTATTTGCAGGATTGCTTCAATCGTTTATTTTTACAATGTTAACTATGGTATTTGTTTCAATTGCTATGGATTAA
- the atpE gene encoding ATP synthase F0 subunit C, with amino-acid sequence MESTNITIMFLNWLMGFDRKVLILAATAIGAGFSMIAGIGPGIGQGFAAGKGAEAVANDPGNGKQINMIMLLGAAVAETSGILALVISLILLYGNPLVKADGAVIILMGSAIGAGISMIAGIGPGIGQGYAAGKGVEAVGKRPEYQSAIIRTMFLGQAVAQTTGIYALIISLVLMFANPLVGLL; translated from the coding sequence ATGGAATCAACCAATATAACTATCATGTTTTTAAACTGGTTGATGGGCTTTGATAGAAAAGTTCTAATACTTGCTGCTACGGCAATAGGTGCTGGCTTTTCAATGATAGCTGGTATTGGACCTGGAATAGGACAGGGTTTTGCTGCAGGAAAAGGAGCAGAAGCTGTTGCAAACGATCCAGGCAATGGCAAGCAAATAAACATGATAATGTTATTAGGTGCGGCAGTAGCTGAAACATCAGGTATTTTAGCTCTAGTTATATCTTTAATATTACTTTACGGTAATCCGTTAGTTAAAGCTGATGGAGCGGTAATTATATTAATGGGATCTGCAATTGGTGCAGGTATATCTATGATAGCTGGAATAGGACCTGGAATAGGACAAGGTTATGCTGCAGGAAAAGGTGTTGAAGCTGTTGGTAAAAGGCCAGAGTATCAATCGGCTATAATAAGAACAATGTTTTTAGGACAAGCAGTAGCACAAACTACTGGTATATACGCTCTTATTATTTCATTAGTATTAATGTTTGCAAATCCTTTAGTTGGTCTATTATAA
- a CDS encoding deoxycytidylate deaminase: protein MNRIGKENYYLDIAETVLERGTCLRRNYGAIIVNNDEIISTGYTGAPRGRKNCIDLGFCTRDKLNVPRGQMYEICRSVHAEANAMISAARKDMIGSTLYLVGREKKTGEYVENANSCTMCKRMIINSGIENIVIRDSKKEYREIKVCDWIYYDDSLVNKFAY, encoded by the coding sequence ATGAATAGAATTGGAAAAGAAAATTACTATTTAGATATAGCCGAAACAGTATTAGAAAGAGGAACATGCCTTAGAAGAAATTATGGTGCAATTATTGTAAATAATGATGAAATAATATCTACAGGTTATACAGGTGCACCTAGAGGTAGAAAAAATTGTATTGATTTAGGATTTTGTACAAGAGATAAGTTAAATGTTCCAAGAGGACAAATGTATGAAATATGTAGAAGCGTACATGCAGAAGCAAATGCAATGATATCAGCAGCAAGAAAAGATATGATAGGATCAACACTTTACCTAGTAGGACGAGAAAAGAAAACAGGTGAATACGTTGAAAATGCAAATTCATGTACAATGTGTAAAAGAATGATTATAAATTCAGGTATAGAAAATATAGTTATAAGAGATTCTAAAAAGGAATACCGAGAAATAAAAGTATGTGATTGGATATACTACGACGACTCGTTGGTTAATAAATTCGCATACTAA
- the wecB gene encoding non-hydrolyzing UDP-N-acetylglucosamine 2-epimerase, with the protein MNKIKVMSIFGTRPEAIKMAPLVLELNKRENIESLVCVTAQHREMLDQVMDIFKIEADYDLNIMKKGQTLSEITSKILLGLGDLFKEVKPDIIFVHGDTSTTFSASLSAFYNGIKVGHVEAGLRSGDKNSPFPEEINRSLTGRLADIHFAPTKGNVNNLVKEGIDKKNILVTGNTVIDALKSVVKENYIFEEKVLNNIDFKQKKVILLTSHRRENLGRPMENIFSAVRDIVESNEDVLVVFPMHLNPKVRAIANKYLLNHERIILIEPLEYTPFVNLIAKSYLILTDSGGIQEEAPSLGKPVLVLRTETERPEAVEAGTVKMVGVIKEDIVREANRLIRDEDEYGFMANAVNPYGDGKASKYIVDGVIEYYKLNN; encoded by the coding sequence ATGAATAAAATTAAAGTTATGTCTATATTTGGCACAAGACCTGAAGCAATCAAAATGGCCCCACTTGTATTGGAATTAAATAAAAGGGAAAATATTGAATCTTTAGTTTGTGTAACAGCGCAACATCGAGAAATGCTTGATCAAGTTATGGATATTTTTAAAATTGAAGCTGACTACGATCTTAATATAATGAAAAAGGGACAAACACTAAGTGAAATTACATCGAAAATATTATTAGGATTAGGTGACTTGTTTAAAGAAGTAAAACCCGATATTATTTTTGTGCATGGAGACACGTCGACAACATTTTCGGCCTCATTATCAGCTTTTTACAATGGGATAAAGGTAGGACATGTTGAAGCGGGTCTTAGAAGCGGAGATAAAAATTCCCCTTTCCCTGAAGAAATAAATAGGTCGCTTACAGGAAGGCTTGCAGATATACATTTTGCGCCTACTAAGGGTAACGTTAATAATCTTGTTAAAGAAGGAATTGATAAAAAGAATATACTGGTTACAGGTAATACTGTAATTGATGCATTAAAATCTGTGGTAAAAGAAAATTATATTTTTGAAGAAAAGGTGCTTAATAATATTGATTTTAAACAGAAAAAAGTTATCTTATTAACTTCGCATAGAAGAGAAAATTTAGGAAGACCAATGGAAAATATATTTTCTGCAGTTAGGGATATAGTTGAGTCAAATGAAGATGTACTAGTAGTATTTCCAATGCATTTGAATCCAAAAGTTAGAGCTATTGCAAATAAATATTTATTAAATCATGAAAGAATAATATTAATAGAACCGCTTGAGTATACACCTTTTGTAAATTTAATTGCAAAATCATATTTGATATTAACTGATTCAGGTGGAATACAGGAAGAAGCACCGTCTCTTGGAAAACCAGTTTTAGTACTTAGAACAGAAACAGAAAGACCCGAAGCCGTGGAAGCTGGAACTGTAAAAATGGTAGGTGTTATTAAAGAAGATATAGTAAGAGAAGCGAATAGATTAATAAGAGATGAAGATGAGTATGGTTTTATGGCAAATGCTGTTAATCCTTATGGAGATGGAAAAGCATCAAAATACATTGTTGATGGTGTTATAGAATATTACAAATTAAATAATTAA
- a CDS encoding L-threonylcarbamoyladenylate synthase: MKTKIINIDSKNIDIEKIKEAASLLTNGEVVAFPTETVYGLGANALDESAIKKIFLAKGRPSDNPLIVHINSKNELDKLVNFVPSIAEKLMDAFWPGPLTLIFEKNSNVPKIVTGGLETIAVRMPSHIVARKIIEYSLVPIAAPSANISGKPSPTMCEHVIHDLDGKIASIVCSDSSSIGLESTVLDITGEVPMILRPGGITKEMIESIVGRILIDPAIKKKHDQNLIAKSPGMKYRHYSPKADVIVFNGSKKNIVKKMKIELENYLKKGKKVGLMCTEEILSQINDVFSISLGSIKDMDLVGNKLFYVLREFDKLDIDIIFAEGFSEEGIGSAIMNRLNKSAGNNIINCD, translated from the coding sequence ATGAAAACTAAAATAATAAATATAGATAGCAAAAATATAGATATTGAAAAAATTAAAGAGGCTGCTTCTTTACTTACTAATGGTGAAGTTGTGGCTTTTCCAACGGAAACTGTATATGGCTTAGGAGCCAATGCACTTGATGAAAGTGCTATTAAAAAAATTTTTTTAGCAAAAGGAAGACCGAGTGATAATCCTTTGATTGTTCATATAAATAGTAAAAATGAACTTGATAAGTTAGTAAACTTTGTTCCAAGTATTGCAGAAAAATTGATGGATGCTTTTTGGCCAGGACCTCTTACTTTAATTTTTGAAAAAAATAGTAATGTACCGAAAATAGTTACAGGTGGACTTGAAACAATTGCTGTAAGAATGCCATCGCATATTGTAGCTAGAAAAATTATTGAATATTCATTAGTTCCTATTGCGGCACCTAGCGCAAATATTTCAGGAAAGCCATCACCAACAATGTGCGAGCATGTGATACATGATCTTGATGGCAAGATTGCTTCAATAGTATGTTCAGATAGTTCATCCATAGGTCTTGAATCTACTGTACTTGATATTACTGGCGAAGTTCCAATGATACTAAGACCTGGTGGAATTACAAAAGAGATGATAGAAAGTATAGTTGGAAGAATTTTAATTGATCCTGCTATTAAGAAAAAACATGATCAAAATTTAATAGCTAAGTCTCCTGGAATGAAATATAGGCATTATTCTCCTAAAGCAGATGTAATTGTTTTTAACGGTTCGAAAAAAAACATTGTAAAAAAAATGAAGATTGAATTAGAAAATTATTTAAAAAAAGGCAAAAAAGTTGGATTAATGTGTACAGAAGAAATATTATCTCAAATAAATGATGTTTTTTCAATTTCATTGGGTAGTATAAAAGATATGGACCTAGTAGGGAATAAACTTTTTTATGTATTAAGAGAATTTGATAAATTAGATATAGATATTATTTTTGCGGAAGGGTTTAGTGAAGAAGGTATTGGATCTGCAATTATGAATAGATTAAACAAATCTGCAGGTAATAATATTATAAATTGTGATTAG
- a CDS encoding ATP synthase subunit I, producing MKEGIMMNEIKKLQANIFKWVILLFTISSVLTLVFINDPKRFIIGLLFGTLISALNFIELSKTIEKAVTMDPAKAQLFSSLRYFVRFIITGVVLFVSIKASYINVLGTIVGLLLIKLVILITNLLNNKEYYKNIFRKEG from the coding sequence ATGAAAGAAGGAATAATGATGAATGAAATAAAAAAGCTTCAAGCAAATATTTTTAAATGGGTTATTTTACTTTTTACTATAAGTAGTGTACTTACGTTAGTCTTTATTAATGATCCAAAAAGGTTTATAATAGGACTATTATTTGGAACATTAATTAGCGCACTTAATTTTATCGAATTAAGTAAAACTATTGAAAAGGCAGTCACAATGGATCCAGCAAAAGCGCAACTTTTTTCTAGTCTAAGATATTTTGTTAGGTTTATAATAACGGGAGTTGTGTTATTTGTTTCAATAAAAGCATCATATATTAATGTACTCGGTACGATCGTTGGACTTTTGTTAATAAAATTAGTAATTTTGATTACTAATTTGTTAAATAATAAAGAATATTATAAGAATATTTTTAGAAAGGAGGGGTAA
- a CDS encoding MraY family glycosyltransferase, translated as MNSEIIKLLIYMFMTGGLAYFVTPYIIKLAITIGAVDVPTDNRRVHKIPIPRLGGLAIYIAFISMFLFTTKMSSIKNFGIITSSLIIIGCGLFDDLKPMSAKKKLLFQILAATVLYFSGFKIEFLTNFFDGFISTYFASADYIYISSALISYPITIFWIVGITNTINLIDGLDGLAAGISFIASIAITYVAFINGRFEVAALTIILAGSILGFLPFNFNPAKVFMGDTGSLFLGLILSIASIEGALKSTTVFTLFVPVVILGIPIFDTSFAIIRRILSGKSIAEADKGHLHHRLLFIGMNQKKAVLSLYFIASLFGLSAVLIVKSQMIYSLLVFLLACILIFIPINKAPMENEKEMRSNVNE; from the coding sequence ATGAATAGTGAAATAATTAAATTATTGATATATATGTTTATGACGGGAGGACTTGCATATTTTGTAACTCCATACATAATAAAATTAGCTATTACTATTGGAGCGGTAGATGTTCCAACAGATAATAGGCGTGTTCATAAAATTCCAATTCCGCGACTTGGAGGACTTGCGATTTATATTGCATTTATTAGTATGTTTTTATTTACAACTAAAATGTCGTCTATAAAGAATTTTGGAATTATTACTAGTTCTTTAATTATAATTGGTTGTGGACTTTTTGATGACTTAAAACCAATGTCAGCAAAAAAGAAATTATTGTTTCAGATTTTAGCTGCAACAGTGTTGTATTTTTCAGGGTTTAAAATAGAATTTTTAACAAATTTTTTTGATGGATTTATAAGTACCTATTTTGCTAGTGCGGATTACATCTATATTAGTAGTGCATTGATAAGCTATCCAATTACAATATTTTGGATTGTAGGAATCACCAATACAATAAACCTTATAGATGGGTTAGATGGATTAGCTGCGGGGATATCTTTTATCGCTTCTATTGCTATTACTTACGTTGCTTTTATAAATGGTAGATTTGAAGTTGCAGCATTAACTATTATTTTAGCAGGTTCTATATTAGGTTTTTTACCATTTAATTTTAATCCAGCTAAAGTATTTATGGGAGACACTGGGTCACTATTTTTAGGGCTTATTCTTTCAATTGCCTCAATCGAGGGAGCTCTTAAAAGTACAACAGTCTTTACTTTGTTTGTTCCGGTAGTTATTTTAGGAATACCGATTTTTGATACTTCATTTGCAATTATTAGAAGAATTTTAAGCGGAAAGTCTATTGCTGAAGCTGATAAAGGACATCTACATCATAGATTATTATTTATAGGAATGAATCAAAAAAAAGCAGTTCTTTCACTATACTTTATTGCTTCTCTTTTTGGATTAAGCGCGGTTTTAATTGTTAAAAGTCAAATGATATATTCTTTATTGGTTTTTTTATTAGCATGTATTTTGATTTTTATACCAATTAATAAAGCTCCAATGGAGAATGAAAAAGAAATGAGGAGTAATGTAAATGAATAA
- the atpE gene encoding ATP synthase F0 subunit C — MDQVITGKALVLACSAIGAGLAMIAGIGPGIGQGYAAGKGAEGVGRQPEAQGDIVRTMLLGAAVAETTGIYGLIIALVLLFANPLIKLL, encoded by the coding sequence ATGGATCAAGTAATTACAGGTAAAGCATTAGTACTAGCATGTTCAGCAATTGGTGCAGGACTAGCAATGATTGCAGGTATAGGACCTGGTATTGGACAGGGATATGCTGCTGGTAAAGGTGCAGAAGGTGTTGGAAGACAACCCGAAGCTCAAGGAGATATTGTTAGAACTATGTTACTTGGAGCAGCAGTTGCAGAGACAACTGGTATCTATGGTCTTATTATTGCGTTAGTTCTACTTTTCGCGAATCCACTAATTAAATTATTATAA
- a CDS encoding AtpZ/AtpI family protein → MKKNNFRVYDNLALISQIGIMTALPIIGGVYFGKYMDDKFNADGKLLLLFIVLGTLSAFFELIRFTLKKAIKDTERSKKERDERRNNDE, encoded by the coding sequence ATGAAAAAAAATAATTTTCGTGTATATGATAATTTAGCATTAATAAGTCAAATAGGTATAATGACTGCACTTCCTATTATTGGTGGTGTTTATTTTGGAAAATATATGGATGATAAATTTAATGCAGATGGAAAACTTTTATTACTTTTTATTGTATTAGGTACGCTTAGTGCTTTTTTTGAACTTATTCGTTTTACTCTAAAAAAGGCTATAAAAGATACTGAAAGAAGTAAAAAAGAAAGAGATGAAAGAAGGAATAATGATGAATGA
- the atpH gene encoding ATP synthase F1 subunit delta, protein MAKLVSNIYADALFEVAVEEDALSVIKEEFEFVIESFDLNLDFFRIYNSPQISVRERKEVISEVFEGKISEELLNFLKILIDKRRTSSLFGIGKAFNKLVDIHLGTEHVVVESVNKLSEKEMEILRKKIEELSGSNIKLVNKVNKELVGGLVIKSGDKIIDGSVTRKLAEIKDELFKIIV, encoded by the coding sequence ATGGCAAAATTAGTATCTAATATTTACGCTGATGCTTTGTTTGAAGTTGCTGTAGAAGAAGATGCTTTATCAGTTATTAAAGAAGAATTTGAATTTGTTATAGAATCTTTTGATTTAAATTTAGATTTTTTTAGAATTTATAATTCACCGCAAATTAGTGTGAGGGAAAGAAAGGAAGTTATTTCAGAAGTCTTTGAAGGTAAAATTTCTGAGGAACTACTTAATTTTCTTAAAATTCTAATTGATAAAAGAAGAACGTCATCTTTGTTCGGTATAGGAAAAGCATTCAATAAATTAGTTGATATTCACTTAGGAACTGAGCATGTTGTAGTTGAATCTGTGAATAAGCTTAGTGAAAAAGAAATGGAAATTTTAAGAAAAAAAATTGAAGAACTTTCGGGTTCAAATATTAAATTAGTAAATAAAGTGAACAAAGAGCTTGTTGGAGGATTGGTAATTAAATCAGGTGACAAGATAATTGATGGATCTGTAACTAGAAAGCTTGCAGAGATTAAGGATGAGTTGTTTAAAATAATAGTATAA
- the rpiB gene encoding ribose 5-phosphate isomerase B yields MKLAIGSDHGGYELKQTVMEHLESKGIEFKDYGTFSKDSTDYPIYGELVAEAVSSNDYDLGIVICGTGIGISLAANKVKGIRAATVSDVFSAKMSRAHNNANVIGFGERVVGKGLALEIVDAFLETKFEGGRHSRRVDLISEIEKKNQK; encoded by the coding sequence ATGAAATTAGCTATTGGCTCGGATCATGGCGGTTATGAATTAAAACAAACAGTTATGGAACATTTAGAGAGTAAGGGTATTGAATTTAAGGATTATGGAACTTTTTCAAAAGATTCTACAGATTATCCTATATATGGTGAACTAGTAGCCGAGGCCGTTTCTTCTAACGATTATGATTTAGGTATTGTTATTTGTGGAACTGGCATCGGTATTTCTTTAGCAGCTAATAAAGTTAAAGGAATTAGAGCAGCTACAGTTAGTGATGTATTTAGTGCTAAAATGTCAAGGGCGCATAACAATGCAAATGTTATTGGTTTTGGAGAAAGAGTTGTAGGAAAAGGACTTGCACTTGAAATAGTAGATGCATTTTTAGAAACTAAATTTGAAGGCGGAAGGCACTCAAGAAGAGTAGACCTTATAAGTGAAATAGAAAAGAAAAATCAAAAGTAA
- a CDS encoding EFR1 family ferrodoxin (N-terminal region resembles flavodoxins. C-terminal ferrodoxin region binds two 4Fe-4S clusters.): MKIFYFTSTGNNLYVAKKLVKEIGGELYSIPKMLKEKNFKFEADKIGFVIPVYYMGTPRIVKEFLTKVELKSDYIFSIMTYGNMAGASTINFKKFAEREKIKISYGNELLMVDNYLPMFDMEEQIKKIPKKNIDENLEKIVNDIRSLKEFVVSENVGEKVITTIMQFYYKQNKGNVDKKFIVNDNCTSCKICEKVCPVDNIIVKGKPEFMHHCDECLACIHMCPVNAITLKKEKGSTRFRNSHVQLAEIIDSV, from the coding sequence ATGAAAATATTTTATTTTACATCTACAGGAAACAATCTTTATGTTGCTAAGAAACTAGTTAAAGAAATTGGTGGTGAACTTTACTCAATACCAAAGATGCTAAAAGAAAAAAACTTTAAATTTGAAGCTGATAAAATTGGATTTGTAATTCCAGTCTACTATATGGGTACACCTAGAATAGTAAAAGAATTTTTAACGAAAGTTGAGTTGAAGAGTGACTATATTTTCAGTATTATGACATATGGAAATATGGCAGGTGCAAGTACTATAAATTTTAAGAAGTTTGCAGAAAGAGAAAAAATTAAAATTTCGTATGGAAATGAACTCTTAATGGTTGATAATTATCTTCCGATGTTTGACATGGAAGAACAAATAAAGAAAATACCAAAGAAAAATATAGATGAAAACTTAGAAAAAATTGTAAATGATATTCGCTCGTTAAAAGAATTTGTAGTAAGTGAGAATGTTGGAGAAAAGGTTATTACTACAATTATGCAATTTTATTATAAACAAAATAAAGGAAATGTAGATAAAAAATTTATAGTAAATGATAATTGTACTAGCTGTAAAATATGCGAAAAGGTTTGTCCTGTTGACAATATAATAGTAAAAGGGAAGCCTGAATTTATGCACCACTGTGATGAATGTTTGGCATGTATTCATATGTGTCCTGTAAATGCGATAACATTGAAGAAAGAGAAGGGGTCTACTCGCTTCAGAAATAGTCATGTTCAATTGGCAGAAATAATTGATAGTGTATAA
- the atpF gene encoding F0F1 ATP synthase subunit B, which yields MGAAYVVAELRLGLVEFNWTFVFQIMNTIILFLLLKKFLFKPVTEFMENREKEIADQFKEADIKNEEADSLKEEYLTKLNKAEDEAREISKQLILKSENRSNEIIKDAKIDAHEIKARANKDIEREKVKAVNTLKDEIASMAILAASKVIEKDIDEKNHKALIDKFIDEVGDTKWQN from the coding sequence ATGGGAGCAGCTTATGTAGTGGCAGAACTTAGATTAGGTCTAGTCGAATTTAACTGGACATTTGTTTTTCAAATAATGAATACTATAATATTATTTCTTTTACTCAAGAAATTCCTTTTTAAACCGGTAACTGAATTTATGGAAAATCGTGAGAAAGAAATTGCAGATCAATTCAAAGAGGCTGATATTAAAAACGAAGAAGCTGATAGTTTAAAAGAAGAGTATCTTACTAAACTAAATAAAGCTGAAGATGAGGCTCGAGAAATATCTAAACAATTAATCTTAAAAAGTGAAAACAGATCTAATGAAATAATCAAAGATGCAAAAATTGATGCTCATGAAATTAAAGCAAGAGCAAATAAAGACATTGAAAGAGAAAAAGTTAAAGCAGTTAATACTTTAAAAGATGAAATCGCTTCAATGGCAATATTAGCTGCATCAAAAGTTATAGAAAAAGACATTGACGAGAAAAATCATAAAGCATTAATTGATAAATTTATCGATGAGGTAGGGGATACAAAATGGCAAAATTAG
- the atpE gene encoding ATP synthase F0 subunit C: MEPMISGKASILAASAIAAGLAMIAGIGPGIGQGFAAGKGAEAVSRNSKNGKQVNMVMLLGAAVAETSGILALVVALILLYGNPLIKINGAVIIILASAVGAGFSMIAGIGPGIGQGYAAGKGVEAVGKRPKYQSMIIRTMFLGQAVAQTTGIYALIISLVLMFANPLVKLL, translated from the coding sequence ATGGAACCGATGATATCTGGAAAAGCGTCAATATTAGCTGCCTCTGCAATTGCAGCGGGTTTGGCTATGATAGCAGGAATAGGACCTGGAATAGGGCAGGGTTTTGCTGCAGGAAAAGGAGCAGAAGCTGTTTCAAGAAATTCAAAAAACGGAAAACAAGTTAATATGGTCATGCTACTTGGAGCGGCAGTTGCTGAAACTTCAGGTATTTTGGCACTTGTAGTTGCATTAATACTTTTATATGGAAATCCTTTAATCAAAATTAACGGAGCTGTAATAATTATTTTAGCTTCAGCTGTTGGTGCAGGTTTTTCAATGATAGCAGGAATAGGACCAGGGATTGGTCAAGGATATGCTGCTGGTAAAGGTGTAGAAGCAGTTGGTAAAAGACCAAAATATCAATCAATGATTATAAGAACTATGTTTTTGGGACAAGCGGTTGCGCAAACAACGGGAATTTATGCTCTAATTATTTCCTTAGTATTAATGTTTGCAAATCCTTTAGTAAAATTATTGTAA